Genomic DNA from Chaetodon trifascialis isolate fChaTrf1 chromosome 19, fChaTrf1.hap1, whole genome shotgun sequence:
GTGGAGATCGGTTCAAAGAGAACTTTTTGTGTTGCACTACATGTCCCGCCTCTCCTTCACTGTGATTGGACAGCCAAGTGATGGTGACGAGTGCAGCGTTTTAACCAAAGTTGAACATTTTTCTTGGCCACCACGAAAAAAAATAGACATTACTGTAAAGACGCTGCGCTCCCCTTGCAAACAATTAAAAGACACAGGCCCCCTCACAGTATGTTGCACCAGGCTGGTACCCACCTGCTCGGCCACCATCTGAGCGATCTCCTCATATgtctttcctgctgctgtcatggcATCGGTCAGGGTTGACTCGCCTACAGCAGGAGAGCGATTAAAGCATTTTATCACTGTGTTTATTAGCAGTATCTGTGTGTCACTTTGTTTCAAAACAGATATCCACATAACGAATGACTGTGTAGTTCATTGCATCTACTTCAGCTACTACAATCATGAatacatgtgtgttttgaacTCCCTCAAAATAACTTCTGATGTCATATCTGTATTCATTGCTGTACCTTGGTATCCGCTGCTGGTGAAGACGGAGGAGAGGTTTTGAAAGGCTTTGCCAATTCTCTGATACTCCTTTGGCAAAGCTGTGGAGGAAACATGAGACATGAACACAAGCGCTCGCACACTGTGTGAATAAATACTTCTTGAGTTGACAAAATACTCGACATAATAAAGCATTCTTTGATACAAACAGTTATTACAGCACTAAGTGAAGGTGTGGCCTGCGTGTGGTAAAACATCATTTAGCTTCAGTACGTACGGCCTGTGCATCTCTTCCAGTGCTCGTGGCCCACGGTGAGGATTTCCTTTACCCCGTCATCCATGGCTTTGGTAAACCTGCTGAACTGCTCACATTTCTGTTCCCTGTCACACAGCAAACCACAAGCAGGTGAACAAACAGCTACTGGCCGCATGATTAATGCCTCTGCTTTCTGAGCCAGGCTCTTCTCTCCCCAGTTTAGAGTAGTTCCATTAAACTCACACTTCCACAGGATCCAGGTCCGCAGCTTCAGGCTCTATTGTGGTGAAGATCATCACTCCCACCGTCTcgtctttctctgcttttctcttccCCGTCTTCCAGTCCTGCATCAATGAATCACTCATTTTAATTAAGCAATAATAAAACTCCCCAACCTGAGCCTCAGTAAGTACAAATCATCTTTACTATATACAGCTGTTGAAGAATAAATCAAATGTGCTTTTCATCAAATGGCTGATTTTAGCAATAAAAGCAGGACCTATCAATCCTTCAGTGACACAATATTAAAAGCACACATTATCCAAAAGCTCAAGGGagaagaagtggaggaggaggagcgcaCCTTCTCATCCTTGTAGGTGAGGAAAGTCTGGAATACTTCACTGCTGGAAATAATTGGGTGCCTGCACATCCTGGTCATCCAGCCCTGCAACCGCTCCATACGCATCTTAATAAACTCTTCCTCAAATCGCCCTGGAGTGAACGACAGGATGCACAGAGTagattcatttttcatgttgcagcagcgtttgattttttttttgcatcttcaCACCTGTTGGTCACAGAGTTGGGTGCTTACCTGTCACCTGCTTGTCTGGTAAAGAGGGGATGGGGATGGCTGACCCGAATTTGTCTAGCAGCCTCTCGTACAGCCAATCAAAGTGCTTGTATCTGTGATTGACGGGTCGGTTTGTGGTCTGCAACCCAATAATATGGTGTTATAGACATTGGGACACAACTCCAGCTCGGTTCATTCCTCagttaaaaatatcaacaatatAAAATTGCTCCTGAATACTTACACTGGGTGTGATTTGGTACTCGATGTAGCTCTTGAGGCCGTACATCTTTGAGCCTTTCTTGGGATCAGCCACCACACATTCTAGCTGAGTCTCTGGGTAAGACCACACCGGACCAACTTCTCCCACCTGAGCAGAAAACAACGCTGCATCATATGGCATACAAACATGGGTTCACACAAGCAAAGGGAGGAAACCATGTAAAACCACGCTGCGATACTACGACATTTAACATCTGCAAAAATCTAGAGGTAACCTACATAGATTGGCAGCTTCTCTTTGCCCTTAGCAGGCTGCTTGCATAGGAGGTAGAGCTCTGGACCAGACTTGGAGAACCCAGGAAACCTGTTAAAAGAGAGAAGACTTCTTAACTCTGCCTCTCTAGAGAGAGCTTTCTGAGTGGTTGTGGCCATTTATCAACCACAACTATCAAATTACTTCATCATTGTCACAATCATTAAAGGCTTCCTGTGGTTTTCGACTTCTAGTAGCGTTTTAGATTTCCTTATGTGAGGTGAAACACATCCTCGCCATTGCTTTCACACACAGGTTATACTGATGTTCCAAGATATGCAACAATGTGCCATCAAATGCAGGAAAGAATAAGCAAAGTAAACAATGATATTACTCTTGCAGGTTTTAAATTGGGAAAAAACACCTTTGAAAATGTTcaatgaggaaggaaatgcattcagcatGTTTATTTGACCTCAAGGAgacacactgtaacaccacaGGGTGCCTTTTACAGTTTATGTAATCATGATTATAAAATATACTCAGCTTTAAAGTATAGCTTGGTCCAAACAAAGACAATTcaccatgttgttgttgttgtccgTGAAATTGTGGGAGTGTACTGCCTTATTGTCTTACTTGTTGAGGGAGATTTTCATTGAAGCGtgagctcctcctctctgtatcGCTCCACTGTCTCCAGATTCTGACTCGGCGTAACCTCCAGTAGACTTCATGTCATCCCACTCATCATCCCACTCGTCATCCTCTGCTCCTGAGGGCAGATAGAGACACACATGGTTGTGATTGAaatcacagacagagaaagtccATGTTCCGTTCTTTAATAACCTTCTGTGCAACATGTTAATGTACAGGCAAACTGTAGAAGATGAGTGAGAATTCACAGCTGCTGGGGAAGATTCGCTGATACAAATTCTGCTCTATTATATTGATAAAACACCAGCAGGGATggacattaaaagcatttaataaAAAGTGTTTGTTAAGTCAATTCTTAAGTCAGACTGATATCATCTAAAGTAGATAATAATGGAGGAGTCTGACTCTGTAGTCCTAAATGCTGATTCGGAGGAGATTTTTCCTGCAGTAACAGATGCAGTTGCACTAGCTTGAGGGAACGCAGCACTCGCTATAAACTACCAGAAACATTCCATTCCTGTAATTTAATGGCGTGCACTGGCAGCAAATGTGTTGAGCATGCACAGAGCACTGCCGCCCATGCTAGAAACAAATGAGTCGCAAAGAGCAAACTTGCAAAATCATCTCCTGCATCTGTAAGTACAGAACAACATGATTCTCTCAACATGAGGCTTGAAAGCACACAGATGCAGTTTGTAGGCTGTGAGGCAGAAGCAGATACTTGGCCTGAAGCAATGAATGAAACTATTTCCACATACACAACAGGCAGGTTAGGAAATCATAAGTGTGTTGCTGCATCTGCCCGACGAAGCCACAATGCAATGACTGCACAGTTGGCCAAAAGTGAGTGAAGAGAATCAGATTTTCTAACATTTGTGTTACCAAATACAGAGAGAtgtcagagaaaacagcatGTTAAGTTGGCAAAACTACAAAACACATCATTAAGTTAAAGCTAGCTGGTGAGATATCTGCTTAGCCTTAGCTGAAgctaaacattaaatatactttCTACGTGTTTCCGGTTGCTGAAACCTGTTCTGTAGCTTaatactgtatgttgcatgtATCAAATGTACAATATAATCCTGTCACACATCACAATAACGTGCAAATATAGTGTTAATATCGAGATGCAGAGTGAAAgcctcacacacatgcttttaAGACTCATTCCCTAAAACTATTTGCTGGAGCCTGTCTTCATGAGCACTTATTGCCAGTCCACACAGAAAATGAGGCGTCCACCGGGCGATGCATGCGATACCTGTGTAATCAATAAGGTAAGGATACGGGTAGATGTCTTtggcaagagagaaagaaaggaaaagtcTGTTAATTCCTCTCGTTGACATTTATTCCCCCCAGTTCTCTTTCTACAATAACAACTGGAGAATTTAAAAAACAGGTCAAGTAATTTGTCCTTCTGAGTCATGCGTGAGGCTAACTTTTCCACAGTCTGGCAAAAACAGATCATGACTCGATCGTCCTGTCCACATGCTGGACCATCTGTTTGGAGGGACTGGCCAGGGACGGAGCAGAAGCACAAATCACTGCAAATCTGGAAGGCCGTGGgtgaaatattaataataaatgctGGATCAAACTACCTGGAGTTCCACATTAGAGGGTTTGCTATATATTCTGAAGGTATATCTCTTTAAGTATCAGCttaaggagaaggagaggagaccATATTCTGACCtgagtattttattttctattatgtAAGTCCCATCTGGAACTCTGAGGAGGTTTATTTCAAGTATATTTTGCCAGGACAACTTGGCCAATATTTCATTATGAGAAACATGGGTTTTGTAATCTTCAGGGCGAACATAAAATGTTGGTTTCGATCAAGATGTTTACGACAGTTGCAGCTAATCTTATTGTTGTCACACACTCAGGATGTCCTCCATTTTTCACCCAAACAGAGACCTCTTACCACTGAATGTGTAGCATCTACATGTGTGAGAATGCAGAACCAAGCATCCCAACAGAAACGCGATTCACAAGCCACATAATCTAACTGCTAATATGAGTTTGCTTAATTGGATTAATGGATGAATTACGCTCAAACCTCCAGAGGTCTGAGCAGGAAGTCTTTCCAGAACAACCCCAGCCATATATATCGACCACACTTACAGCTTAAACAGCAAATTATCTGCAAACAGTGAGCTCAACTGTTCAGCCACATAATGATGCCAGGAGCTAAAAACAGTGTGTGACCTTCGCGTGCCTGCAACAACATTAAGACATCACAGCGTAGAGCCTCTGTCATCTGTTTTTAGCACAACATTTTTTGTATTATCATATGGCACTTCAGAAATCTGGTATTCAAATAAACTTCTATGGTCCTGTTAAACAACATACGGTAAACAAATACAATAACTTGAAAGCAGAAgcactcagcagcacagacttcATTTCCTAATTTAAATCGTC
This window encodes:
- the snx9b gene encoding sorting nexin-9b, producing MAVKAKVLYDFTAEPGNNELTVKEGETVTITNQNIGGGWIEAQNSRGDVGLVPEDYIELGKQFPSFPGAGTTAPTPSLGNVASSDLSIFDAYAPQSAPAQNQASNGNDPWSVWNADPSGGSTNNWASNPEGTQTGKTAADPWSSVSQGHPQAYQGPGAEDDEWDDEWDDMKSTGGYAESESGDSGAIQRGGAHASMKISLNKFPGFSKSGPELYLLCKQPAKGKEKLPIYVGEVGPVWSYPETQLECVVADPKKGSKMYGLKSYIEYQITPSTTNRPVNHRYKHFDWLYERLLDKFGSAIPIPSLPDKQVTGRFEEEFIKMRMERLQGWMTRMCRHPIISSSEVFQTFLTYKDEKDWKTGKRKAEKDETVGVMIFTTIEPEAADLDPVEVEQKCEQFSRFTKAMDDGVKEILTVGHEHWKRCTGPLPKEYQRIGKAFQNLSSVFTSSGYQGESTLTDAMTAAGKTYEEIAQMVAEQPKKDLHSLIETNNEYKGLLGCFPDTIGVHKAAIDKVKEADKLVATGKITPQDKVTMAKRVSTMSYSLQAEMNHFHSNRIYDYNRIMQLYLEEQVKFYETIAEKLRQAHSQFTTM